The following are encoded together in the Phenylobacterium sp. NIBR 498073 genome:
- a CDS encoding flavin reductase family protein, with amino-acid sequence MSREVGEAFKTALRRLAATPCIIAARADDGTQVGMTATAVAALSTGPASLLVSIDRARSLHRLIHPGRRFSVNLLDQRNAGLCAPFAGGASQTERFALGDWRDDNGAPFLAGAASFSCATQAALDYATHTIVVGLVEQVRLGGDGGPVAYAEGALHSLTPWAPDELSILPNGRGSTAGP; translated from the coding sequence GTGAGCCGTGAGGTCGGCGAGGCATTCAAGACGGCGCTTCGGCGGCTGGCGGCGACGCCCTGCATCATCGCCGCTCGCGCCGACGACGGGACGCAAGTCGGGATGACGGCCACAGCGGTGGCGGCTCTGAGCACCGGGCCGGCCTCGCTGCTTGTCAGCATCGACCGCGCCCGCAGCCTGCACCGATTGATTCACCCGGGAAGACGCTTTTCGGTCAACCTGTTGGACCAGCGGAACGCGGGCCTTTGCGCCCCGTTCGCCGGCGGAGCATCGCAGACCGAGCGCTTTGCGCTGGGAGATTGGCGCGACGACAACGGCGCCCCATTCCTCGCAGGGGCAGCAAGCTTCAGCTGTGCGACGCAGGCGGCGCTCGACTACGCCACCCACACAATTGTCGTCGGCCTGGTCGAGCAGGTCCGGCTCGGCGGCGACGGGGGGCCAGTCGCCTACGCCGAAGGCGCGCTGCACTCGCTGACGCCGTGGGCGCCGGACGAATTGTCAATTTTGCCGAACGGCCGGGGATCAACCGCGGGGCCGTGA
- a CDS encoding NAD(P)-binding domain-containing protein yields MAQPPKACIIGAGCSGFTTAKRLKDHGIPYDCFELSDDIGGNWYYRNPNGLSACYESLHIDTSKWRLAFEDYPVPADWPDFPHHAQLFQYFKDYVDHFGLRPTITFNTAVEKARRTVDGLWEVKLSTGETRFYDVLFVCNGHHWSPRVPDYDGEFNGAAFHSHAYRDPFDPVDMRGKNIVVVGMGNSAMDIASELAQRPIAKNLWVSARRGVWVLPKYMNGRPADKSAMPSWMPRKLGLSLARAAIKKSIGRMEDYGLPKPDHEPLEAHPSVSGEFLTRAGCGDVKFKPAIERLEGDQVRFADGSVEDVDAIIFATGYDMRFPFFDDPALVPDADHRLPLFKRMMNPAVPNLFYMGLAQPLPTLVNFAEQQAKLAAAYLAGRYLPPSPTEMAEITTRDEAAHLGQYYRSKRHTIQVDFGVYVADLLKEIVRGEARAKAAGYAPPIAARAAASV; encoded by the coding sequence GTGGCTCAGCCGCCAAAGGCCTGCATTATCGGCGCGGGCTGCTCGGGCTTCACGACCGCCAAGCGGCTGAAGGATCACGGAATCCCGTACGACTGCTTCGAGCTGTCCGACGACATCGGCGGCAACTGGTACTACCGAAACCCGAACGGGCTGTCGGCCTGCTACGAGAGCCTGCACATCGACACCTCGAAATGGCGGCTGGCGTTCGAGGATTACCCCGTTCCCGCCGACTGGCCCGACTTCCCGCACCACGCCCAGCTTTTCCAGTACTTCAAGGACTACGTCGACCACTTCGGCCTGCGCCCGACCATCACCTTCAACACCGCGGTCGAGAAGGCGCGCCGTACGGTCGACGGCCTGTGGGAGGTCAAGCTCTCGACCGGCGAAACCCGCTTCTACGACGTGCTGTTCGTCTGCAACGGCCATCATTGGAGCCCGCGCGTCCCCGACTATGACGGCGAGTTCAACGGCGCGGCGTTCCACAGCCACGCCTATCGCGACCCGTTCGATCCGGTCGACATGCGCGGCAAGAACATCGTGGTGGTCGGCATGGGCAATTCGGCGATGGATATCGCCTCGGAGCTGGCTCAGCGGCCGATCGCCAAGAACCTCTGGGTCTCGGCCCGCCGCGGGGTCTGGGTGCTGCCCAAGTACATGAACGGCCGCCCGGCCGACAAATCGGCCATGCCGAGCTGGATGCCGCGCAAGCTCGGCCTGTCGTTGGCGCGCGCCGCGATCAAGAAATCGATCGGACGGATGGAGGACTACGGCCTACCCAAGCCCGATCACGAGCCGCTGGAGGCCCACCCCTCGGTGTCGGGCGAGTTCCTGACCCGCGCAGGCTGCGGCGACGTGAAGTTCAAGCCGGCGATCGAACGGCTGGAAGGCGATCAGGTGCGGTTCGCCGACGGCAGCGTCGAGGATGTGGACGCCATCATCTTCGCCACCGGCTACGACATGCGCTTTCCATTCTTCGACGACCCGGCGCTGGTCCCCGACGCCGACCATCGGCTGCCGCTGTTCAAGCGGATGATGAACCCGGCCGTGCCCAACCTGTTCTATATGGGCCTGGCCCAGCCGCTGCCGACCCTGGTCAATTTCGCCGAGCAGCAGGCCAAGCTGGCGGCGGCCTATCTGGCTGGTCGCTATCTGCCGCCCTCCCCCACGGAGATGGCCGAAATCACCACGCGGGACGAGGCCGCGCATCTGGGCCAATACTACCGCTCGAAACGCCACACCATTCAGGTCGACTTCGGGGTCTATGTCGCCGACCTGCTGAAGGAGATCGTCCGCGGCGAGGCGCGCGCCAAGGCCGCCGGCTACGCGCCGCCGATCGCCGCCCGGGCCGCAGCCTCGGTCTAG
- the corA gene encoding magnesium/cobalt transporter CorA, whose product MSVIAAYVYGEGQRVREIDLGDPAGLEMSPGQFAWIGLFEPNEAELDILKRRFDLHPLAVEDALKAAQLPKVDVYGDQLFVVARTAHLEGEKIGYGETDIFVGPSHIITVRHGSARAHLELREHLEAAPSQLKHGVDFILHAVLDFIVDGYFPIVDAIEEKVLEMERYALDAFLSRAEVLRIFALRRELMRFKRVLGPMEEVASRLEHHEMPCIDWDVRPYFRDVYDHVRRVASLVEALRDVLSSVFEASSLMEQQRQGAITRRLAAWAAILAVPTAIAGIYGMNFEVMPELKWRYGYLMVIVAIVVICLGLYAQFKRSKWL is encoded by the coding sequence ATGAGCGTGATTGCCGCCTATGTCTATGGCGAGGGCCAGCGGGTTCGCGAGATCGACCTGGGCGATCCGGCGGGCCTGGAGATGTCGCCGGGGCAGTTCGCCTGGATCGGACTGTTCGAGCCGAACGAAGCCGAGCTCGACATTTTGAAGCGGCGCTTCGACCTGCATCCGTTGGCGGTCGAGGACGCTTTGAAGGCCGCTCAGCTGCCGAAGGTCGATGTCTATGGCGACCAGCTGTTCGTCGTCGCCCGCACGGCGCATCTGGAGGGCGAGAAGATCGGATACGGCGAGACCGACATCTTCGTCGGCCCCAGTCATATCATCACCGTCCGCCATGGCTCGGCGCGCGCGCACCTGGAACTGCGCGAGCATCTGGAGGCCGCGCCTAGCCAACTCAAGCACGGCGTCGATTTCATTCTGCACGCGGTGCTCGACTTCATCGTCGACGGCTACTTCCCGATCGTCGATGCGATCGAGGAGAAGGTGCTGGAGATGGAACGCTACGCCCTCGACGCCTTCTTGAGCAGGGCCGAGGTGCTGCGCATCTTTGCTCTGCGCCGCGAACTGATGCGCTTCAAGCGGGTGCTGGGGCCGATGGAGGAGGTGGCGAGCCGCCTCGAACATCATGAAATGCCCTGCATCGACTGGGACGTGCGGCCCTATTTCCGCGACGTCTATGACCATGTGCGACGTGTCGCCTCGCTGGTCGAGGCCTTGCGCGACGTGCTCTCGTCAGTGTTCGAGGCCAGCAGCCTGATGGAGCAGCAGCGCCAGGGCGCGATCACCCGGCGGCTGGCGGCCTGGGCCGCGATTCTGGCCGTGCCCACCGCCATCGCCGGCATCTACGGCATGAACTTCGAGGTCATGCCGGAACTGAAGTGGCGCTATGGCTATCTGATGGTGATCGTCGCGATCGTGGTGATCTGCCTGGGGCTCTACGCCCAGTTCAAGCGCTCGAAGTGGTTGTAG
- a CDS encoding LysR family transcriptional regulator — protein MLLRRHNLNLLPILRELLRTRSVSRTAEIVGLSQSAVSAALARLRETYNDDLLVMVGRRLELTEKGAQLIEPTERACLEVEGLLRPSQFDPSTETRRFVVATADYLTFLLGPALTQMFAEQAPNASVYFVDVPSDLQAQILRGAIDVVAVPADTAEGLGKDIASALLFEDDMVVIASRRHRAFQGPLTREIYDSARHARFRMSPKNTATHQDVNFRQIGVRQHDLVMVQQFLSLPGIVEASSALALIQRRLAERFQRSHDIDIFEAPFPLNPLDLTAYWARAVERDPAHAWFRGLLIEAGRQLPKPVSRPR, from the coding sequence TTGCTGCTGCGCCGCCACAACTTGAACCTGCTGCCGATCCTGCGCGAGCTGCTGCGCACGCGCAGCGTCAGCCGCACGGCCGAGATCGTCGGGCTCAGCCAGTCGGCGGTCAGCGCGGCGCTCGCGCGCCTGCGCGAGACCTACAACGACGACCTGCTGGTGATGGTGGGACGGCGCCTTGAGCTCACCGAAAAGGGCGCTCAGCTCATCGAGCCGACCGAGCGCGCCTGCCTTGAGGTCGAAGGCCTGCTGCGCCCATCGCAGTTCGATCCCTCGACGGAGACCCGGCGCTTCGTCGTAGCGACCGCCGACTATCTCACCTTCCTGCTCGGGCCGGCCTTGACCCAGATGTTCGCCGAGCAGGCCCCGAACGCCTCGGTCTATTTCGTGGACGTGCCCAGCGACCTGCAGGCCCAGATCCTGCGCGGCGCGATCGATGTGGTCGCCGTCCCCGCCGACACCGCCGAGGGGCTAGGCAAGGACATCGCCTCGGCCTTGCTGTTCGAGGACGACATGGTGGTCATCGCCTCGCGCCGGCATCGCGCCTTCCAGGGCCCGCTGACGCGGGAGATCTACGACAGCGCCCGGCACGCGCGCTTCCGCATGTCGCCGAAAAACACCGCCACCCACCAGGACGTGAATTTCCGCCAGATCGGCGTGCGACAGCACGACCTGGTGATGGTCCAGCAGTTCCTCAGCCTGCCCGGCATCGTCGAGGCGTCCTCGGCCCTGGCCCTGATCCAGCGCCGGCTGGCCGAGCGGTTCCAGCGCAGCCATGACATCGATATCTTCGAGGCGCCTTTCCCGCTCAATCCGCTCGACCTGACCGCCTATTGGGCGCGTGCGGTCGAACGCGATCCGGCCCATGCGTGGTTCCGCGGCCTTTTGATCGAAGCCGGCCGCCAATTGCCTAAGCCGGTCAGCCGCCCTCGATGA
- a CDS encoding alpha/beta family hydrolase: protein MKSVVIPLDAERSVSGLWMRPDGARAALVLAHGAGAGMTHKAMVATAEGLAARGIATLRYNFLYMERGSKRPDSPAPAHAAVRAAVAKAGELAADLPLFAGGRSFGGRMTSQAQAEQPLPDVRGLVFFAFPLHPPGKPGVERAAHLADVKVPMLFLQGTNDEFARLDLLNETVAGLGPRASLTLAQFADHSFHAPARSGRKDPEVLAEILDACRTWMVAN, encoded by the coding sequence ATGAAATCCGTCGTGATTCCGCTGGACGCCGAGCGCAGCGTGTCGGGCTTGTGGATGCGGCCTGACGGCGCCCGCGCCGCGCTGGTCCTTGCGCATGGCGCCGGCGCGGGCATGACGCACAAGGCGATGGTCGCGACCGCCGAGGGCTTGGCCGCTCGCGGGATCGCCACCCTGCGCTACAACTTTCTCTACATGGAGCGCGGCTCGAAGCGACCGGACTCGCCTGCGCCGGCGCACGCGGCGGTGCGGGCGGCCGTCGCAAAGGCTGGTGAGCTGGCCGCCGACCTGCCGCTGTTCGCCGGTGGCCGCTCGTTCGGCGGGCGGATGACCTCCCAGGCCCAGGCCGAGCAGCCACTGCCCGACGTGCGGGGGCTGGTCTTCTTCGCATTTCCTCTGCATCCGCCGGGCAAGCCCGGGGTCGAGCGGGCGGCGCATCTGGCCGATGTGAAGGTCCCGATGCTGTTCCTGCAAGGGACCAACGACGAGTTCGCCCGGCTGGACCTGCTGAACGAGACCGTCGCCGGCCTCGGCCCCAGGGCGAGCCTGACCCTGGCGCAATTCGCCGATCATTCCTTCCACGCGCCGGCCAGGAGCGGCCGTAAGGACCCCGAGGTCCTGGCCGAGATTCTAGACGCCTGCCGCACGTGGATGGTGGCGAACTAG
- a CDS encoding PAS domain-containing sensor histidine kinase produces MKHSVETPPVVDERIYERLIQSVVDYAIYMLDLDGRVISWNAGAERIKGYAAAEIIGDNFARFYTPEDRAAGAPQNALRVASQEGRFAAEGWRLRKDGTRFWATVVIDPVRADGELIGFAKITRDMTELHEAQLELERSRQALFQAQKMEAVGQLTGGLAHDFNNLLTGVTGSLDLMRRRLDQGRINELERYITAAQGAASRAAALTHRLLAFSRRQTLEPKAVDANKLVAGMEDLVRRTVGPGIVVQTELSAELWPCYCDPNQLENAILNLCINGRDAMGEGGRLIIETGNALIDEAAGGDRDMPPGEYVAVAVSDTGRGISPELLSRVFEPFFTTKAAGKGTGLGLSMIYGFAKQSGGQIRIHSEVGAGTSVRIYLPRHRGDAQAEQPADRQARPPAGRGETVLIVDDEPTIRMLVSDTLAELGYQAIEAADAATGLKLLESDIAIDLLVTDVGLPGGMNGKQMADVARLRRPDLKVMFITGYTENAAISNRRLERGMHVLSKPFAMEKLATRIRTIIEGG; encoded by the coding sequence ATGAAGCATTCTGTCGAAACGCCGCCGGTCGTGGATGAGCGGATCTATGAGCGGCTGATCCAGTCGGTCGTCGACTATGCGATCTACATGCTCGATCTCGACGGTCGCGTGATTAGCTGGAACGCCGGGGCCGAAAGGATTAAGGGCTACGCGGCGGCCGAGATCATCGGGGACAACTTCGCGCGGTTCTACACGCCCGAGGATCGAGCAGCCGGCGCGCCGCAGAACGCTCTGCGCGTCGCCTCGCAGGAAGGCCGCTTCGCCGCCGAGGGCTGGCGGCTGCGCAAGGACGGCACCCGATTCTGGGCGACGGTGGTGATCGACCCGGTGCGCGCCGACGGCGAGTTGATCGGCTTCGCCAAGATCACCCGCGACATGACCGAGTTGCATGAGGCCCAGCTGGAGCTGGAACGCTCGCGCCAGGCGTTGTTCCAGGCCCAGAAGATGGAGGCGGTCGGCCAGCTGACAGGCGGCTTGGCGCACGACTTCAACAACCTGCTGACCGGGGTGACCGGCAGCCTCGACCTCATGCGCCGGCGGCTCGACCAGGGCCGGATCAACGAGCTGGAGCGGTACATCACCGCCGCGCAAGGCGCGGCCTCTCGCGCTGCGGCCCTGACCCATCGGCTGCTGGCCTTCTCGAGACGGCAGACTCTGGAGCCGAAGGCGGTCGACGCCAACAAGCTGGTCGCCGGCATGGAAGATCTGGTCCGTCGCACGGTCGGGCCCGGGATCGTCGTGCAGACCGAGCTCAGCGCCGAGCTCTGGCCCTGCTACTGCGACCCCAACCAACTCGAGAACGCGATCCTAAATCTCTGCATCAATGGCCGTGACGCGATGGGCGAGGGCGGTCGGCTGATCATCGAGACGGGGAACGCGTTGATCGACGAGGCCGCAGGAGGCGATCGCGACATGCCGCCGGGAGAGTATGTGGCGGTGGCGGTCAGCGACACCGGGCGGGGCATCAGCCCTGAGCTGCTGTCGCGGGTGTTCGAACCGTTCTTCACCACCAAGGCTGCGGGGAAGGGGACCGGGCTCGGCTTGTCGATGATCTACGGCTTCGCCAAGCAGTCGGGCGGCCAGATCCGCATCCATTCCGAGGTTGGAGCAGGGACGTCCGTCCGCATCTACCTGCCGCGACACCGGGGCGACGCGCAGGCCGAGCAGCCCGCCGACCGCCAGGCCAGGCCGCCGGCCGGCCGCGGCGAGACGGTGTTGATCGTCGACGACGAGCCGACCATCCGCATGCTGGTCAGCGACACCCTGGCCGAGCTCGGCTACCAGGCGATCGAGGCCGCCGACGCCGCGACCGGACTGAAGCTGCTGGAATCGGACATCGCCATCGATCTACTGGTCACGGATGTCGGCCTGCCGGGCGGGATGAACGGCAAGCAGATGGCCGACGTCGCCAGGCTGCGCCGTCCTGACCTCAAGGTCATGTTCATCACCGGCTATACCGAGAACGCGGCGATTTCGAACCGCCGACTGGAGCGCGGCATGCATGTGCTGAGCAAGCCGTTTGCAATGGAGAAGCTGGCCACGCGCATTCGCACGATCATCGAGGGCGGCTGA
- a CDS encoding LysR family transcriptional regulator, translated as MDELERRLRVTNLNLLPVLREVLKHRNLTRAAEALNLTQSAVSNSLRRLREHFDDELLVKDGRGLRLTEKARRLIGPLEAALTAVSEVLAGEAFAPERSQRRYRIATADYVTAVMTPNLTRLLGEEAPHVSVQMVTARSRSAEDLRLENIDLLITPRQIVSAAIFDAPKVMAEFAVEDLARDPFVCLGRADDAQLAAGLSREAYLRRPHASFFLDLDVHASLEHAYLMEQGISQFDRLLTSDFSVLPLVAAASDCLTLVPSSLAAAAVRSLPLQAVPSPIPVPDLELVMIWLKRRDADPEIAWLREALRRCAQAFSTSDPSA; from the coding sequence ATGGACGAGCTCGAACGGCGCCTGCGGGTGACGAACCTCAACCTCCTGCCGGTGCTGCGCGAGGTCCTGAAACATCGCAACCTGACCCGCGCCGCGGAGGCGCTGAACCTGACCCAGTCGGCGGTCAGCAACAGCCTGCGGCGTCTGCGCGAGCACTTCGACGACGAACTCCTGGTCAAGGACGGCCGAGGCTTGCGGCTCACGGAGAAAGCCCGCCGGCTGATCGGCCCGCTGGAAGCTGCGTTGACCGCGGTATCGGAGGTGTTGGCCGGCGAGGCCTTTGCGCCTGAGCGCTCGCAGCGGCGCTACCGCATCGCGACGGCCGACTACGTCACCGCGGTGATGACCCCGAACCTCACCCGCCTTCTCGGCGAGGAAGCGCCGCACGTCAGCGTCCAGATGGTCACCGCGCGCAGCCGCTCGGCCGAGGACCTTCGCCTAGAGAACATCGACCTGCTGATCACGCCGCGTCAGATCGTGTCGGCGGCGATCTTCGACGCGCCGAAGGTGATGGCCGAGTTCGCGGTCGAGGATCTGGCGCGTGATCCGTTCGTCTGCCTGGGCCGGGCGGACGATGCGCAGTTGGCGGCCGGCCTGTCGAGGGAGGCCTACCTGAGGCGCCCGCATGCCAGTTTCTTTCTAGACCTCGATGTCCACGCCAGCCTCGAGCACGCCTATCTGATGGAGCAAGGCATCAGCCAGTTCGACCGCCTGCTGACCTCCGACTTTTCGGTTCTGCCGCTGGTCGCCGCGGCCAGCGACTGTCTGACCCTGGTTCCGTCCAGCCTCGCCGCCGCGGCCGTCCGCAGCCTGCCGCTGCAGGCCGTCCCTTCCCCGATCCCGGTGCCTGATCTGGAACTGGTGATGATATGGCTGAAGCGTCGCGACGCCGACCCGGAGATCGCCTGGCTGCGCGAAGCGTTACGCCGATGCGCGCAGGCCTTCTCGACGTCGGACCCATCAGCCTGA
- a CDS encoding FAD-dependent monooxygenase, which translates to MQPKFRTAIAVAGAGPVGMSLAIDAALRGVEVVLIEARAAGEPPSAKCNTVAARTMEIFRRLGVSEAVRAAGLPDDYPTDTIYCTAVAGHELTRIRMPSRAERPQPGFHDSHWPTPESMVRVSQLYLEPILYERVKSLPNITVLNRTSVLGYDQDADGVTVHCRAEDGEAFDVRADYLAGCDGGRSTIRKAMGVSLVGDAEISRTRSSLIRAPGLKALFGERRPAWMSWVQNPKRSGTVVAIDGKEVWLVHRGVGAAESFDDVPFDQSIRDVLGVDESFSWEVLNHEDWIGRRMVAEHFGDGRVFIAGDAAHLWVPFAGYGMNAGVADAVHLSWLLCGVIKGWADPAILDAYQAERQPITEQVSHFAMRKVMENVEAMRAGGAIPPALAADTPEGEAIRQFLGQRLFEINVPQMSPEGLNFGYFYEGSPIITYDGEAPPSYDMGAFTPSTAPGCRLPHFRLADGTSILDRLGPDYTLLSSGGEGGPLVQAAKAGGLPLTVVTAPRPDAPADRPALMIVRADTHIVWRGDHPPADADVLVARLKGADRQSAHACAS; encoded by the coding sequence ATGCAGCCAAAGTTCAGAACCGCCATCGCCGTCGCCGGCGCCGGTCCCGTCGGCATGAGCCTGGCCATCGACGCGGCCCTGCGCGGGGTCGAGGTGGTGCTCATCGAGGCCCGCGCGGCCGGGGAGCCCCCGAGCGCCAAGTGCAATACGGTGGCGGCCCGCACCATGGAGATCTTCCGCCGATTGGGCGTGTCGGAGGCGGTGCGGGCCGCGGGCCTGCCCGACGACTACCCCACCGACACCATCTACTGCACCGCTGTCGCCGGGCATGAACTGACCCGCATCCGCATGCCGTCCAGGGCCGAGCGTCCGCAGCCCGGGTTCCACGACAGCCACTGGCCGACCCCGGAATCGATGGTCCGGGTCAGCCAGCTCTATCTGGAGCCGATCCTCTACGAGCGGGTGAAATCGCTGCCCAACATCACGGTGCTCAACCGCACCTCCGTCCTCGGCTACGACCAGGACGCCGACGGGGTGACGGTTCATTGCCGGGCCGAGGACGGCGAGGCTTTCGATGTGCGGGCCGACTACCTGGCCGGCTGCGACGGCGGCCGCAGCACTATCCGCAAGGCGATGGGCGTCAGCCTGGTCGGCGACGCCGAGATCTCGCGGACCCGCAGCAGCCTGATCCGCGCGCCCGGCCTCAAGGCCCTGTTCGGCGAGCGGCGGCCGGCCTGGATGAGCTGGGTCCAGAACCCCAAGCGCAGCGGCACGGTCGTGGCCATCGACGGCAAGGAGGTCTGGCTCGTCCACCGCGGGGTCGGCGCTGCGGAAAGTTTCGATGATGTGCCGTTCGACCAGTCGATCCGCGACGTCCTGGGCGTCGATGAGAGCTTCAGCTGGGAGGTGCTCAACCACGAGGACTGGATCGGCCGGCGCATGGTCGCCGAGCACTTTGGCGACGGCCGCGTGTTCATCGCAGGCGACGCCGCGCATCTCTGGGTGCCGTTCGCGGGCTACGGCATGAACGCCGGTGTCGCCGACGCCGTCCACCTGTCCTGGCTGCTCTGCGGCGTGATCAAGGGGTGGGCCGATCCGGCCATCCTCGACGCCTACCAGGCCGAGCGCCAACCGATCACCGAACAGGTCTCCCACTTCGCGATGCGCAAGGTGATGGAGAACGTCGAGGCGATGCGCGCGGGCGGCGCCATCCCGCCGGCCCTGGCAGCCGACACGCCCGAGGGCGAGGCGATCCGCCAGTTTCTCGGCCAGCGCCTGTTCGAGATCAACGTCCCGCAGATGTCGCCTGAAGGACTGAACTTCGGATACTTCTACGAGGGCTCGCCGATCATCACCTATGACGGCGAGGCGCCGCCGTCCTACGACATGGGCGCCTTCACCCCCTCGACGGCGCCGGGTTGCCGCCTGCCCCACTTCCGACTTGCGGACGGAACATCGATCCTCGACCGGCTCGGGCCCGACTACACCTTGCTCAGCTCCGGCGGCGAGGGCGGACCGCTGGTGCAGGCGGCCAAGGCCGGAGGCCTGCCGCTGACCGTCGTCACCGCGCCACGGCCGGACGCCCCGGCCGACCGGCCCGCCCTGATGATCGTGCGCGCAGACACCCATATCGTCTGGCGTGGAGACCATCCGCCGGCTGACGCCGATGTGTTGGTCGCGCGCCTCAAGGGGGCGGATCGACAATCAGCGCACGCCTGCGCAAGCTGA
- a CDS encoding acyl-CoA dehydrogenase family protein, producing MNKIATPTIPSAAPSAAALLQRARAMVPVLAARAQATEDARSVLPETIADFEAAGFFRILQPAQYGGYEMTPMEMFDVAMELAKGCPSSAWCMCLLAIHNWEIGLLDPQAAQDIWGRDHTVRLSSSYAPFGTVERVEGGFRISGRWPFSSGCDHGDWAILGGRAPSEPGTPPDMRAFIVPRRDYVIDDTWHVLGLRGTGSKDVVVEGAFVPEHLTHKFADSYFGMDPGRATFTAPTYRYPFGIVFAYTLAVVTLGMAEGAREVFLEQMQTRLGAYDGAKASEDPLVRQRVALADTMIRSQRALLAANFADLARYVAADEPIPLDLRVRCKWDAQQMSRVAMEAIELLFKASGGRGIRQENPLQRFFRDVQAASNHAYLNADKGALNAGGVLLGAANGDFAL from the coding sequence ATGAACAAGATCGCCACCCCGACAATCCCGTCCGCCGCACCGAGCGCCGCCGCGCTCCTGCAACGCGCCCGCGCCATGGTTCCGGTGCTCGCCGCCCGCGCCCAGGCCACCGAGGACGCGCGCAGCGTGCTGCCGGAGACGATCGCCGATTTCGAGGCCGCGGGCTTCTTTCGGATCCTGCAACCGGCTCAGTACGGCGGCTACGAGATGACGCCGATGGAGATGTTCGACGTCGCCATGGAGTTGGCCAAGGGCTGTCCGTCGAGCGCATGGTGCATGTGCCTGTTGGCGATCCACAATTGGGAGATCGGCCTGCTGGATCCGCAGGCGGCGCAGGACATTTGGGGCCGCGACCACACGGTGCGGCTGTCCTCTTCCTATGCGCCGTTCGGAACCGTCGAGCGGGTCGAGGGCGGTTTCCGGATCAGCGGCCGCTGGCCGTTCTCGAGCGGCTGCGATCACGGCGACTGGGCAATCCTCGGCGGCCGTGCGCCGTCGGAGCCGGGAACACCGCCGGACATGCGGGCCTTCATCGTGCCGCGCCGCGACTACGTCATCGACGACACCTGGCACGTGCTCGGGCTACGGGGCACCGGCAGCAAGGATGTCGTGGTCGAAGGCGCCTTCGTCCCCGAGCATCTGACCCACAAGTTCGCCGACTCGTACTTCGGCATGGATCCGGGTCGTGCGACCTTCACCGCACCGACCTATCGATATCCGTTCGGGATCGTGTTCGCCTACACGCTCGCCGTCGTGACCCTGGGCATGGCCGAGGGCGCCCGCGAGGTCTTCCTCGAACAGATGCAGACGCGCCTTGGGGCCTATGACGGCGCCAAGGCGAGCGAAGACCCTCTAGTCCGCCAGCGTGTGGCTCTCGCCGACACGATGATCCGCAGCCAGCGGGCGTTGCTGGCCGCCAATTTCGCCGACCTCGCGCGCTACGTGGCCGCCGACGAGCCGATCCCGCTGGACCTGCGGGTCCGTTGCAAATGGGACGCCCAGCAGATGTCGCGTGTGGCGATGGAGGCGATCGAGCTGCTGTTCAAGGCCAGCGGTGGGCGCGGCATCCGCCAAGAGAACCCGCTGCAGCGCTTCTTCCGCGACGTGCAGGCCGCCTCAAACCACGCCTACCTGAACGCCGACAAGGGCGCGCTGAACGCCGGCGGCGTCCTGCTGGGGGCGGCCAACGGCGACTTCGCGCTGTGA